One genomic region from Rhodothermales bacterium encodes:
- a CDS encoding PLD nuclease N-terminal domain-containing protein has protein sequence MRVHPSLPSPRFLTASLAAFGMLLLAGCGGPTLIDYANHGWGLGICGMIILIMDIVAIIEVSGSDRTFGGKVLWVLLLIFFPVGGLLLYYFFGR, from the coding sequence ATGCGTGTACACCCTTCCCTTCCCTCCCCGCGCTTCCTGACGGCTTCCCTCGCGGCCTTCGGCATGCTTCTGCTGGCCGGCTGCGGCGGTCCGACCCTCATTGACTACGCCAACCACGGCTGGGGTCTTGGCATATGCGGCATGATCATATTGATCATGGACATCGTGGCCATCATCGAGGTCTCCGGGAGCGACCGGACGTTCGGCGGCAAAGTCCTCTGGGTGCTCCTGCTCATCTTCTTCCCGGTGGGCGGACTGCTCCTGTATTACTTCTTCGGGCGATAA